In Desmospora profundinema, the sequence GAATTCCATCGTGACCTCGGTCGACGGCATGGTCTCGTTCGTATTGCCTTCGGCATCCGAGAAGTAATCTGTGTAGATAATCGTCTCCGGCTCGACAATTTCCTTATAAATGACTTTTCCCCAGGATTCCATGCCGTAAAATTGACCTTGGTTCTGATCGACGCACTTCATGCAGAAGTGCCAAACGCCACCCGGCCGGAAATCGATGTTGCAGACCGGAAGCTCCCAGCCTCTCGGCCCCCACCAGCGCTTGAGATGCTCGGGCTCCTTAAACATCTTGAACACGAGATCACGCGGCGCATCGAAAACGCGCTCCAGCACCAGCACCCGATCATTCTCTACTCTCGAAACCATTGCATTGTTGGACATTTGTAATTCCTCCTCATCCATTTGAATGATCCTATGATTTTTTCTTGTTCTGTAGTTCCCGCAAATAGTAGTCCAGATTGTCGAATCTTTCTTGCATGACGCGTTGGAAGGAGTTCAGCCAAGCATCCAGCGCTTGGAAGGGCTCGGGCCGGAGCTTGTAGATCCGGCGGTTGGCTTCGGCCTTCACTTCCAAAATCCCGTTGTCGCTAAGCACCTTCAAATGCTTCGAGGCTTGGGGCTGGCGAAGCCCCAGCCGGTCGGCGATTTCCCCCACGGTCAGGGGACCGTTGCGCAAGAGTTCGACGATATCCATACGATTCGGTTCGGCCAAAGCCTTAAGCGTCGTCGTCATGTCCATGCCCGGACTCTTCCTTGACATGTCGTTCACCTCGCTAAGTGATGGTCTCTCGGTATGATCATCTCCTTCATCACTATAGTCATCTTCCTGTTGATTCAAATATACATCATGGGGAATATTCTCGTCAAGGGATATTTATAAAAATAGGGATCACGGTATCAATCCGGGAAAAATACACGTTTAGAAATATTTTAAGACACCATTTAACCGACTACCCACATGTTAAAGGAAAACAGTCTGTTAATCAGAATCCATTAGAGTACTACAGTTGTATTTAAAAACAGGCGCAGAGATGGGATCCTTTGCGCTTTTTGCATAGAGATCGAAGACAGTCCGCCAGCCCGACCACCCCCGCTCATATACACTCTTCGCACAAACGCAGAGGTGACTGAGGATGAAGGGATCCTCAACAGCGGAGCAGCCGCATTCTGGTTTTCAATATTAGCCCTCATCGGTGCGATTTTGGTTAAGTTCTGGGCTAAAACTGGAGGGGCAATCATGACTCTATCTGGCCTCGCTCTGTTGTGGAACATTGGACTGTTTGGGATCCTGCCCGGCCTTGTTTTTAATCGCCGCCAGCTTGAGGGGTATTTTCCGAAAAGGAAAACAGCAAGTAAAAAGAAATGTTGCTTAGTCAGATTCTGATTAAACAAGAGAGTTGTTGGATACGTGAACAAGTGGGGATGGATCTTATTTCTGTTATCACCGTTGTTAATCTTGTTTGTTCTTCGGTGGACAGAAAAAACAAACTTGATACGAATAATGATATAGAAAAAGGGAGTTTCATGGACTTCCAACACCTAACCAAATTAACCCCCGATACTGCGGGGGTTTTTATAATTTTACCTTATATAGGATTCACTCCCTTATAAATTTCCTTTACTAGAAAAAAGAACAGGTCTCTCCCTTCCAACCCGTACAGTTCCGCCGCCGAGAATAAATAGGAGTACGGTAACGATAGAATGGTCAAGTAGTGATCAGAAGCAAATGCACCTCACTGGGCATATGTATGTAAGGACTTTTGACCAGGAGGAATCGTTATGTCCGAAAATACCAGTTATGTCAGGGATCATTTCTCTATAGTCCCAATTGTCCAGCATTGTCAAGCAGTCTGTGACCATATGGTCACTATGGTGGCTTCCATGCACGATGTGTCCTATCGCAGTAGACAACTCCTCTTGCTTCGGGATTGTGCCGACATCTGTGCGTTAACTGCCCAGATGTCGGCCCGATCCAGCTATATTTCCAAACAGATGGCACTCCTCTGTGCCCACATCTGTGATCTCTGTGGCCAGGAATGCCTAAGATACCCCGACCCGCACTCCCAGCACTGCGCACAGGTCTGTCTACATTGCACCTCTGTTTGTCGAGCCTATGCCAGTGGTTATGCAAATCAATATAACCAAGAAGGTGATATTGATTTGATCGATTATGGAAAAAGGCCGTTTGTTGTTAATATCAATAAAGCGACTAAGCAAAATAATACATTTCGTACCGCCTTATGGACAGGAGAACATTTACAGGTAACCCTCATGAGTATCGATGTTGGCGATGACATCGGTCTAGAGCTTCATCCTACCGTTGATCAATTCTTACGTATTGAAGAGGGGCAAGGATTGGTTCAAATGGGTGATCGGAAAGATCAATTGGATTTTGAAGCAGAAGTTTATGATGATTATGCCATCATGGTACCTGCGGGTAAATGGCACAATTTAACCAATACAGGGGATAAGCCACTGAAGCTTTACAGTATTTATGCGCCACCTGAGCATCCTTTTGGTACGGTTCATAAAACCAAAGAAGACGCAATGAAAGCTGAAGAAGGGGGGAATCCGAGATACGTGTAATATACCAGATTCAAATAGGGGGAATGATAAATGCCGAGATAGACGTCCAAATCAGGCAAACATATTCAGACATAAAAAACCGCTTCTCCAAAGGAGCGGGTTCTTTATGATACCAATTATAAGCTCTGGACGAGTGGAACAACTCCAAGGAATGGGAATAGCTGATCGCGATAGTACCAAGCATGATAATGCCGCCGAGCCGGTGCCGGAGCGGGAGCTGGCTTCTTCTTCAACCCCTCCGTCAAGCAATCGCATCCGCATGGGCCTCGGCGATCTCCTACAAGAAAGAACCCTTTTTCAAGAAATCCGTATCCTTTTTGGTATCGATAAACATATTTTCCGTCAGACAATCCTTCATTCTCGTAGCCCAGACAACATGAATCCGACCGCTGGCCGTTTCCATGTCTGTTTTTCGACCACGCCCCCTAACCGCATTCTGCTATATAAGGTTTTCTGCATCACAAGAAGGAATTGTTTTTTCCCGTACAGGCACGCGCCCAGCCGAACGCTCATAAGCTGATAACATCTGTTTTCGGCAACTTGAGTGGAGGTGACGACGGCGTGCCTGGTTTGTTTACTTCCCTGGCTGTGATGATCCGCGAAGTGATGCTGTTTGTCGCCTATATTAAAAACAACGCTTTTCCCCAACCCCTCAACGAAAAGGAGGAGGAAAAGTATCTGAAGCAAATGGCCCAAGGCGATAAACAGGCCCGCAACGCCTTGATCGAACACAATCTTCGCCTGGTCGCTCACATTACAAAGAAGTTCGAAAACACCAATGAAGATACGGAAGACTTGATTTCCATCGGCACCATCGGTCTGATCAAGGCTATCGAATCCTATCAGCCCAATAAGGGCACCAAATTGGCCACCTATGCCGCCCGCTGCATTGAAAATGAAATCCTGATGCACCTCCGATCCCTGAAAAAAGCCCGCAAAGACGTCTCCCTCCACGACCCCATCGGCACCGACAAAGAAGGGAATGAGATCACGCTGATCGATATTCTGGGAACGGAACGGGATGAAATCGTGGATGCGGTGCAATTAAAGATCGAGAAGAAGAAGATTTACAACCACTTGTATATCCTGGACGATCGGGAGCAGGAGGTTATCCGGAACCGCTTTGGACTGGCGGGGCTGGAGGAAAAGACGCAACGGGAGATTGCAAAGGAGTTGGGTATCTCCCGTTCTTATGTCTCCCGCATAGAAAAACGGGCACTGATTAAGTTGTTCCATGAATTTTACCGGGTGGGAACCGGGGAGAAGAGATAAGCATATTTACGACCCCGAAAGACCCCAAAAACTGTTGAGAAAGGGGGAAAGGGGTCTTTTTTATGTGTAGTTATCTTTTCAGTGATGGGATCGGAACTTTCCATGGGCATCTTATTTAACCGGCTTCATCTTTGCAGCGATAACCAGCTCTTTCAGCCTCACTTTTCTTCCAAAAAAATACTCGTTGTTCTAATGGGATTTCCTTATAGCGTTTCGGTTCTACACATTTTTTTGTTCGGTAATTTCCTGCGTATTTGTCGGGACTCTTCTCCCTGATACGGGCTCTGAATTCATAAGGGAGTTCGTTGATCGGCGAAGAAATATCCCATATCCCTCGACCATTTTCACGTGCTTCCCGTAAAGCATTTAAAAAATCTTCACCTTGAGCAAAGTTTGGCCAGATGAGATAAGGGACGGCATATCCCTCACGAACCATTTGTAAATTAATATTTTGGCCGTTCTTTCGAATATAAGCAAGCAAACGTCCAAAGGTATCTTTTGCCTCATCCTCAAATACAATGTCCACTTCTGTTCCGATCGGCAATAGTTCTTTTAATCGTTCCGTTGCCATTTCTCCGTACCTTCCCTGACTTTTCCCATTAAAATTCGTTTCAGGAGTATCAATGGAAAGCATCCGAACTTTAGTGGAACCGAAAACCGGCTCGGTCAAATGAACGGTATCTCCATCCACCACTCGCTTAATATGAGAAGAATAGACTTGTTGCGGTTCTAAGGATATATTTTCTGGTGGAACTCGGGTTCCCTCGGGCTGAGTTGGTGGTGGAGCCGATTGATTCAAGATTGCACATCCGGACAACAAAGCGAACACAGCTAAAAAATAAAACAGCGACCTTCGCACCTTCATCTTCCCCTCTACATGTGTGATAAAGCTAAGATGATCTCAAAATAACGGAGAATACACGGTATTTTATTCCACCTTTCAGTCAAATGATTCCAATGGTCCATTAACAGCACTCAAGCATATCGGATTAGTATTTATTGGATATGCGCATATGCATACAATGAACTTTACTATGACAACCTATCAAAAGTAAAAAATATGGTACTTGGAGGTTGTTTTAGTGGAAGAAAACAAACATCATAATGAAAAAGAAATCGAGCCAGTAAGTGTTTTAGTCGAAGTCCGTGCCAAAAACGATGGAAACCGAATGGCAGCCATAAACGCAACGTCTATTGAAGATGAAGTGAAAATTGATATCCCTTCCTTTAAGGTAGACACAAAATTTAAGCCAATCATCATGCGTGAGCAACAAAAAGAAAATGGCACCATGTTTATAACCAATGATACGGATTCCCCTACTCTGACCATACGTGGAACCATTCCCAAAAACAAAATCGAAGAACTGAAGAAACAGGAAAACGTTGTTGATGTTTTTCTTAACCCCAAAGGGGCCATCGCACCGATGCGAGATCCAGTTGATTGCCACCCTGAAACACCCAAAGGGTCTTTGCGTGAAGTGGCAGAGTTTTTAGGTGCAGATAAAATTTGGGGACGAGGCTTTAAAGGGGACGGCATTGTCATCGGAATCGTCGATTCAGGAATCACAGCAGAAGGACGAGCGGACCGGAACGAATGGAGAAAGCCCTTTGTCAAACGAGTGATTGATGGCTTTCGTGAAGATTGGGGAACCTATTCTGATAAAAGGAGCCTTCATGGTAATATGACGGCTACCGACGCACTGGGAATGGCTCCCAATGCCAACATCTACGATATCCGCATATTTTCTAAAGAAGGAATTGAAGAGACGTTTTTGGATATCGTGGTCCAAGCATATGACTGGGCCATTGAGCAGTTTCGTCGTACTGGTAAACCGCATATCCTTTCAAACTCCTGGGGGTTTGTTGGAGCATTTGAAGGGATCACAGACAACCCCAACCATCCCGTGGTCCGTAAAGTGGTAGAAGCCGTTCACGCTGGAATGCTTGTATTATTTTCAGCAGGTAACTGTGGCGATCCATGTTTTAATCCACGTGGTTGCAAAACCGGCGATCATGGACCCGGCAAAAGTATACACAGTGTGAATGGCCATCCATTGGTAATGACCGTAGGAGCAGCCAATATTCAAGGGATCCGTGCCGGATATAGTGCCCAAGGGCCGGCAAACTTTGATCCACGCAAACCTGATTTTTGCGCACCGACACATTTCACCGGCTATCACAACAGTGACACGGGTACATCCGCATCTTGTCCAATAGCAGCCGGAGTCGTCGCTTTACTTCGGCAAGCCAAGCCTCATTTAACCCAAGAGCAGGCTAAACAAGTGCTAATGGAAACCGCAACCGATCTAGAGGAAACCGGATGGGACACCGATACCGGTGCCGGGATGATACAGGCTCATAAAGCGTTTAATCACCTGATGCATATACGAGAGCCAATACCCTCTCATGATGAGCCTCGTGTTCATCCCAGCCGACTTGCCCAAGATAATATTTCCACAGACAACGAAACCATATACCAGCCCTGACATCAGGAAAAACCCAACGCTAGAAAAGTTGGGTTTTTATTAATATGGGAAACAGGAACGTAGACCCCCCTTGAAGAAGAAAAGGGGGTCTTTCTTATAGAAAAATCACGGGGGATATCAGAAAGGAGTGATCCGCGTGAAAGGATCGATCGTGGATGTACCCGGCGTGCTGGTCGGACAAGCGGAGGATCCGGAAGCGCTAACGGGGTGCACGGTGATCCGGGTCCCGGGAGGGGCAACGGGCGGAGTGGATATCAGAGGATCGGCACCGGGGACACGGGAGACCGATTTGCTGAACCCTGTCAACCAGGTGGACCGGGTGCATGCCGTCTGCCTGACGGGAGGCAGTGCTTTTGGATTGGAAGCCGCCACCGGTGTCATGCGATTCCTGGAAGAGCAGAAAGACGGTCTGAACGTTGGAGTAGGCGTGGTGCCGATTGTCCCGGCAGCGGTCTTGTTCGACCTTGCCCTGGGTTTGGCATCCGTCCGGCCCAACGCGGCCATGGGGTATGAAGCCGCCGACCGAGCAAGCCGGAAAGCGGTCGGTGAAGGGAACGTCGGGGCGGGATGCGGAGCTTCGGTGGGAAAATTCGCCGGAATGGAGCGAGCCATGAAAAGCGGTCTCGGCACCTCTTCCAGACGATTGGAGAACGGATTGACTGTAGGGGCCATCGTAGCGGTGAACGCGGTGGGGAACGTGCGGGATCCTGCGACGGGAACCATCCTTGCCGGTGCAAGGGATGAAAACGGGGGCTTTCTGGATTTTATCGACCAGTTCGGGCGGAAAAAAGAGAACGCAGGATACACCGGCACCCACACCACCATCGCAGTGGTGGCGATGAACGCCGACCTGACAAAAACCGAAACCAACAAAGTGGCCCAGATGGCCCATAACGGCCTGGCCCGGACAATTGTTCCCGTACACACCATGTATGACGGGGACACAGTCTTCACCCTGGCAACCGGGGAAGTGAAGGCATCCGTCGATCTTGCCGGCGCCCTGTCGGCAGAGGTTCTAGCAGAAGCGGTGGTGCGGGGAGTAAAGGCGGCTAGGGGAGCGGGGGGATTGCCGGCATGGCGGGATAATCAGGAAAATGGATGAAGCGGGCATGCTGGAGTTTGGGATGGGACGATCCCATTTGCTCCTATGGTCCCAATGGATGTACCAATGAACGGATCGTTCTTGCGGAAGGTTTAATTACCAGGGCAGTACTAGGGCCTGTCTGGTCATTCAATCTTCCGTGAGTAAAAGGGAGGGTCGGTATGGCTGGCGGAGAGCCTTTGCGCTTTTTGCAACGAAACGAAGACAGCCATACCGACCCGGGACCTCGCGCTACGGATTGTTCAGACATGCCCTAGTCCCAGGCAAGAGAAACGGATAAGCCTCACCACCGGGCCGAGTCTACGGCAAAGGGAATGAGGCGCATGAAATGGCTTCGAGCAATCGCGGCCATGCAAAAGGAAAAACAGCCGCACAAAGGTCATGATATGATCCCCTTTCGTTAGACAGCAAGCTCACTACTGTTAACCTGAAGGGGATTTTCTAATGAAAAAAACATGTATCACTGTCAAAAAACGCAGCGGCTTTTTAAGGCTGATATGTATATAAGCCGCGGCCAATCTTTTTGATTGCGGGACAGATCTTCATAATGGCTTGCATCCGTGTCGTCACGTTACTGCCCATGTCTTTCCCGTGTTTTTTTAATTCGTCTTGTATCTGGTTCAAGCGTAGAGGCCCACCATGCTTCTGTAAGCACCTCGCCACTATTTCGGCTGTCTCAATCGTATTTTTGCGAACCCCTTTGGTTTGGCTGAAATCTAGTAAAATTTCTTGCTCAACGAAATGGGGTGCACCCCTGGAGGAGATCATTTCTGATGGCTCATCCTCATAGCGTCTTTCTTCCTTTACTACTTTTTTAGGCACGACTTTTCTAAGATGGTTCAGTTGGTTATGAGGGTTCAATTCCTTCCTGAGATCTTCCAACAGCGCTGCATTCTCCTCTCGGACCACCCGGCGAATGAGTTCCGCCAATTCTTTTTCCAGACTCATCCTTTCCCCTCCTCTTTTTCTTGTCTGAAAGTATGCGATGAAGCATCCAGCGGATGCCCCGCAGTCATCATGATGAACCCACTAGCCGCCAACCGCTTCTGATACTTCTGACACTTTCGCTTGAAATAAGCTTTCTACTTCATAAATTTTTTTCTTATCTCATTCATCTTCTATTTCAGAGTACCACAAGAGGAGCACCTAATTTAGGTGCTTTTTCGTTTCAGCCGATTCCCGGCCTCTGAGCTTGCATAGCATGGCTGTCGGATTGGTTACACTTAAAACATGGGATTGTTCCCGCGACAAAGGCCGTGGACCAAACCCCTATTTCCAAGTGAGAAGGTGACCCTGAGATGAGACATTTATTTTCATTGCTGATAAAGGCCGTACTAACCATATTTCTTCTTTTTATCATCCTCGGTGGTTTTTTTGGTGTATCATTTGCGGATATTTTTCTTATCGGCATCGTTCTGTCTGCATTGGGCTATGTGGGAGATGTATGGATCCTGCCGCGTGTCGGCAATGTGGTAGCAACAATCGCAGATTTCGGATTCGCCCTGATCGTCATTTGGTCCATGGGGTTTTTTCTGTTCGACTGGGATGTTCCCATCCTGAGCTCCACCATCTTCAGTTCGCTGGTGATTGCATTAGGGGAATGGTTTTTTCATAAGTACATGAAAAACACTATACAGGAGAGAGAAGCGATTCCCTAATCTTCTGTTATCGTCCATCGGTGAAGCGAAAAAAACCCATCCCTTTTACAGCGGGGTGGGTTCTTTTATAGTGATATGGAGACGTGATCACAGGCACGCCATCATGCCCAATTTATTTCACCTTCAGATTTTTGAAATAGATAATTTCAGGATCTCCTTCGTCCAAATTTTCAATGAAAACCACTTTTAGCAAACTCCAGTGACTGACAAAGATGATGCATAGCCTTATTTGATTGGTTGGTGGAAGTAAACAGCTTTTCTCCGGGGCAAACTTTCATCAGTTGACACATCAAAGATTTCCCAATCCCTCTCCTTTGAAAGTGAGGGTGAACCACCAGCAGTGAAATAAAGTAATGATCAAAAAAGGTCTGAGCCATTACTCCAAAACCCACAATCTGTTGCTCTTGTCTTGCAACAAAGCACTCATTGGAGTAGATGGCCTGTTGCAGAAAAGGGCGTCTGACCGGACCGTTATATACCATTTGATCCAAGGCGAAGATTTCTTGTTTTCTGTCGATCGTTGCTTCCTCGATCTTCATGTCTTCTCTCCTTTTCGGATTAGAGGAAAACCCCCGGATAACCACCCCCGATCCTCTTACTCCGCGGAATCATGCACACCGTCAAAATTCGGACATATGGTACCCATAACGGGTAAAAGAAAGATGTGGTCCGGTCACTTGTGGTTCCAGCAGATTTCCGGAGAGCTCATCTGATACCCGAAAGGAGGGAGCCTGTATGTATCCTGTGTTCGGCTGGATGCAGCAATCTGTCTATCCGTGCCACTACTGGCATTTCACACAGTTCACCTATTGGTACGGTCCCAATCCAGATCCCCCTCTCCCGGGAGAAATCGGTCCTCCCATGGCTCCTGATATCGATCTTCCCCCTGTCGAGATCGGCCCTCCCATCCCTCCAGGTGTGACGGTCCCACCCGGTGGCTTCGGCCCTCCCGTCGTTCCCGGTGTAACACTTCCCTCCGCTGCCATCGGCCCCTAAGGTTTTGCGGGATCTTTCGATGGATGGAGGGCTGATCACTTTAGTCCTGTGTTATACGATGGAGAGGGAAAGCCCCGTTCATTAGGGTTGGGATGAAGTGAGCGTGGGACAAGGGAGGGAGAAGCTCTCCCGCAAGTCCGACTTTCGTTTGGTATCTTTCAGGTACCGAGCGATAGCTCGTTAACTTGTACCTTGAGAGAGGAATCGATTGGGGTTGACAGGAGGAGAGGCTCCATCCTTTTGAGGTTCAGACGAAAGCCTCCGGGAGAGAGGAGTCGGTTCACACACCCCATGAATCGAGAAGCTCACGGCTTTAACCGCGCAGAGCACGTCACGTAAATCCAGCCGGTGGACGATGGAGAATCCAATTTACTGGCCGTCGTTTTGATCTGCCCCTCTTCTTTTAATTCCATCAGCAATTCATAAACATATTGGCCATCAGTTTCCGAAGCGAAGACGCCTTTGGCAATTTGTTTGGTCGTCAGTGCATGGGGATAATCCCACTCCCTCAAAAATGCCGCCACCCGTTCCTTGTCTTCCCGCCATCCCGCTTGTTTGTCATATCGAAAAAGCCATCTCTTCACGGGATCTTGAATGAAGACGGTTATCCCTGAACCAGCCAAAAAACCGATAGCCACCAGACCGAGTTTGTCCCACATGTCCATCCTCCGCTCCTAGATGTAAATTAAGAAAAATGGAACAACCATGCCCATTATACCACCGGTTAAAAATGAAACGCCCTCAAGTAGAAATAAGCGGACCTGTTCCGCTTATTTATCGATTCCGCCCTCTAACGTGCGGAATCCGCCGAACTCGTCCCCGTAATGGTGGCCACGATCACAAGGAGGTGGATGTTGGTCGATCGTGGGGAACGAGATGGGTCCGCTCCCGATCTCCGCTCTTCATAAGCGGGATCAGGAGCAATACTTACGGAGTAGCCGATTCTTTATCGAGGGTCCCCTAAATACCGTCGTGCCTATCTCGAATGTATTTCTTCCACTGTCTCCTCCCAGTCCACTCGGTAGGAATATATCCAATCAATAGCCCGCTCGTTGACAAAAAATTTAAAAGCAACCCGCATCATCTGATCCCGGAACCACATCCTTACCGGGTCAGAGACCATTTTGTTCTGGCCGTTCTTCCGTGCCATCCTCACCAGCTTTCCCACCCGCTCTTTTCGGAGGGCTTGATACATCGCAAACGCCTTCTTAGAACAGGGGATGTCCCGCAAACATTTGACCAGTACGATCCCGTCTTCCAATGCCATCGACGCGCCTTGGCCCGCATGGGGAGAGGTTGCGTGGGCGGCATCTCCAATCAGGACGACAGGTCCTTCGTACCAGGTCGCTTGATACGGAATATCGTGGATGGGAAAAACACCGATATCCCCTTTCGTGGAACGGATAATCTCTTGGACGGGAGAAGGATCCACCCGGTGCCAATCGAGAAGCCGGCGGCGCCATTTCTCATGAGTAACCGTGTTCAGCTCTTCTCTGGAAGGTTCACGGGGAAACGCAACATTGTTAAACCAGTAGATGTCCCCTGACGGCTTTACCAAATAACCAAAAAACGCCTGTTTGCCGAAAATCATATGCATCGTGCCGGAAGTGGGGGGAATCGATGAATGATGGGCGAACCCGCCAAAACCAACCATACCCGTATAAGTAGGCTGAGGAGAGTCGGGAAAGAGAATCCGACGGGTACGGGAATGAATCCCGTCGCAGCCCACGAGGAGATCGCCGCGGTCTTCTGTCCCGTCCGCAAACCGGGCGGTTACCCTCCCACCTTCATTCACCTGGATGCCTTCCAGTTTTTTGCCGAACCGGACGGGGACGCCTTGCCGAATTGCTTCCTCACGAATCACCCGGTGTAACACCCCGCGTTTGATAATGATCCCGCACCGGCCCCGGGATCCGTTCGGTACATCCCCTAACCGTTTGCCGCCTTGATTCCACATGGTCATTTGTTCGCACAAAAAACCCTGCTCCAGAATCGGATCCTCCAATCCCAATGTCCGGAGCACATCCAAACCGTTAGCGGCAATGTTAAGGAAAAAACCAGCCTGATCGTCCGGGGCTTTTCGCGCTTCAAAAATCACCGGATCAAACCCCGCCCTCTTAAGAAACAGAGCCGTCGCCGGACCCGCAATTCCGCATCCGACAATCAGCACTTTCTTCTTCATCCCGGCGGTACGGCCGGTTTGAGATGCTTTGGTATTTGTCATCCTCTATTCCTCCTCTTCTTCTTTTCAGTTTAAGTAAAACCGGTCGTTTCCGAATCTTGCTGCAGCACGATTTCAAATCAGACTCGGGAAGGAATTCCAAAGCAGTGCCAGCCGCCGTGACCAATTCCTGTTCATAATAAAAAACCGAGCTTTCGCCCGGTCAGGTGATGACAAAGTGAAGCCAGGAAGCGAAGAGATGACCCGGACGAAACTTGCGGTGTCTAGTGTAAAGCGAGGCCAATCCCTCTTCGGTTCCCTCCCATTTCTACCGTTTCACTTTTTCCCCGACATGGGACGTTTGATCCAAATGGAGCTCGCTGTATTCCACACGCTCAACCTTACAACCGGGTCCCAGACGGACGTGGTTGCCACGTACCACTTTGGCGTGGGTATAAGCCAACTCCAGGTCATCCCCTTCGATGGTATTCACTTGGAGTACGGCAGAATGGCGATCAATTCCTACTTTGAACAAGACTGCCTGTATCCAACTTGCTTTTCTTCTGACCCGGATCGTTCCGCCACCGATCTCCCGTGCCTTGCTGCGTCCATATAAAGTGAGATGGATGATTCCCCCGTTTAAAAGACCGTCAATAGAAAACTTGCCTCTCAGATCCAAAAACTCCGCTTCACAATCACCATGCGTGCGAACCTCTCCCCTGATTTTCATTCCTTCACCTGACAACTTCCCGATAATGTCTATTCGTCCGTCCAGCCTCACTTCGTTCGCCTCTAGTTGCCCCCGAACTACGGATGTACCTGTCACCTCTACCTTATGGGCGTGGAGATCTCCATCAACCTCCGACGACCCGCGTACCGTAAAAAGACGGCAGCTGACACCGCCAGCCACTTTTCCCGCTCCTTTAATCTTCACATCTCGATAATCGCCGCCAGCTGCAGATCCTGCGCCATGAATAACTAGATCCTGCACGCGATCTTCTTCCA encodes:
- a CDS encoding FAD-dependent oxidoreductase, whose translation is MTNTKASQTGRTAGMKKKVLIVGCGIAGPATALFLKRAGFDPVIFEARKAPDDQAGFFLNIAANGLDVLRTLGLEDPILEQGFLCEQMTMWNQGGKRLGDVPNGSRGRCGIIIKRGVLHRVIREEAIRQGVPVRFGKKLEGIQVNEGGRVTARFADGTEDRGDLLVGCDGIHSRTRRILFPDSPQPTYTGMVGFGGFAHHSSIPPTSGTMHMIFGKQAFFGYLVKPSGDIYWFNNVAFPREPSREELNTVTHEKWRRRLLDWHRVDPSPVQEIIRSTKGDIGVFPIHDIPYQATWYEGPVVLIGDAAHATSPHAGQGASMALEDGIVLVKCLRDIPCSKKAFAMYQALRKERVGKLVRMARKNGQNKMVSDPVRMWFRDQMMRVAFKFFVNERAIDWIYSYRVDWEETVEEIHSR
- a CDS encoding polymer-forming cytoskeletal protein, which produces MEEDRVQDLVIHGAGSAAGGDYRDVKIKGAGKVAGGVSCRLFTVRGSSEVDGDLHAHKVEVTGTSVVRGQLEANEVRLDGRIDIIGKLSGEGMKIRGEVRTHGDCEAEFLDLRGKFSIDGLLNGGIIHLTLYGRSKAREIGGGTIRVRRKASWIQAVLFKVGIDRHSAVLQVNTIEGDDLELAYTHAKVVRGNHVRLGPGCKVERVEYSELHLDQTSHVGEKVKR